The Triticum aestivum cultivar Chinese Spring chromosome 5A, IWGSC CS RefSeq v2.1, whole genome shotgun sequence genomic sequence ATAACAAAGCAATAGGATGGAAAATTGACTAGTAGCACTAACCTCCAGTTTATCAAGCATCTTACTTTCATCTTCAGAGGATCTAATCAAGCTCGCAGAGGTTAGAATGCTCATGCTGGATGTTGTGTGCTGTATGATTGTGCCTGTGCATGTTAACTGTCTAGTTTTACCTACACAGGATCAAAGTTTTTGTTACTGATTAACCTAAAAAACTTGGAATCCCTATAACCAAACGATTGCATTGTTACCCTTAAAAGCAGCAAGTGAAACAATGGATTGACATAGGCTCAAAGCAAGCAACTTAGTACTGGTTTGCTCTTCACTGTAGCCATCTAAATTTCCAAAGCAGAGCTCAAATGTATTCACCAAGCGCATGCCCCCTAATCGAAGAAACATACCATACCATGAGGGCTAGAATAAATATCTTGAAACATATGAAAATAACGGGAGGGGAGAATCATAAAAATGGAAAATAATAACTTGCCAGCAATCTTAGATGGCATAGGATAACCACGGGGAAGTAGGCTCTTGCGTAATATGCGTGAAAGGTCTGGTGCAATAGGTGAAAATGTGTATCAATTAGCATTCAGAGCCAATATGCAAGATAAAACTGGCACATGCCAAAACAAAAGGAATAACTTTTGGTCAGACAAGTTTCaaccaaacaaaaaaaaataatCACATGAGTAACATGTTTCTGTCGAACAAGACTTTTAACATTGAACCAACCTAGCAAGCAATGTTTCATTTCATTAGTACATTTTTATGTTGCATATATTTTAAAATGATGTTTTCGTTTATCGGAAGAAATAATTTCAGGGATGTCCGATCCAATACTAGGATCGAACGCTTCCAATCCCTAGGTGTCCTCAAAACAAACAAACCATCCCTCGGAGGCGGAGAATCTGCAGGTAATGAACAAGTAATAGCATTAATAATATATTTTAACTAGTTCCATTATAATTCACAATTCAACAGGGACCAGGAATGGCTCACCTTCTCGGTTGGAGTTGGACTGTAAAGAAGCCTTTCTCTTCTtacatgtgcttgcttctcctcccGTGCGTGTACATTCTTGATTCTTTGTAGGCATGTCCTGGACCTATAATGAAAGAATGCCCTAATTATTGGCATAGCATAGTTATAACTAAAAGCTCAAGTGGAAGTTGACCTATATCTAATGAAGATCCTGACTGCACCGTATGCTTTTAGGACTTTTTTTTGACGAAAAGGCAGGATCACTGTTTTTCATCGCGCTTAGAAGGAATAAAGGTTTACAAATTGCACGAGAAGTACAAGGGAGGGAGTTTAGGTCATATAGTTACATCAATCTGGTTCTAAGGGTCTTCCGGACAATTTTTTTTATCAGGACAAAAATTGCATGTAAATATATGATGTATTATGGTGTGAATCAGTAGAATATCGACCTTTAAGTTTCTCGTCATGAAATCTCAAGTCATGCTAGGAGAAACTCAGTAAACTCAGGTCATGCAAGGTACTATCCACCGGAAGCGTGACCGGCCCGCATCGGGCAGTGCATGCAAGAAGACGAAGAGAGGATGAGGCAGTAAACCAGTTTCCGCAAGACTCGCCAGAGACGTGGAAGAGAAACCAGGATGGCTGTCGGCGCAGATCGACGAAGCTATTAGTGCTTGAGAGGAGGGCAGAGGCGCGGCGACAGGGTGGGACGGGAAGCTGCGCCCCTTCCCGGGTAGTGCTCTCCGCCGCCAATAGGAGGGGGATTGGGGACGGGGGCATGGCGCCGGGGAGTTGGCTATAGGGCTACGAAGAGGACGGCAATCCTTTTTCGGATGGCAAATTTTAGCAGATCCAGGGCCCGGCCCGGAAAATTCCAGCTGATAATGCGGGTTTTGCTTGTTTGACGGCCCGAACCACATATTGGGCTGGCCCGTAAAAAAATATGAGGCCGGCCTGATGAGCATGCCGGCTCGGCCCGCCATGGGCCAGCCATGGCACGGGCTAAACGGGTTGTGCCCAGCACGCGGCATGTCTAGGGCCGTACCTGTGCCTAGAGGTGGGGCACATGGGCCGGCACAAAATGGCCTATTATTTATatatactagatgataccccgtgcATTGCTGCGGAACTTTCTATCTTCTATGAGTGGATTTGGAGAAAAACTTGTGCCTAATGAATGAATAGGAAATATGGCATGAGCTTAAGATACAATGAGTTATTGATATTTACATTCGTATTGTTAAAGAATCTATATGTTTGTATGAACATAAAGAGATTTCACACTACAGTGTAGTTGTTTCAATCCTCATTTGTTCAAATTGGCAGGTAAGAGCACGGAAAGAATTTTAGTATAATGGATTGGATTATAATGACTTGGGAAAAAAATGAAATATGGACATAACAATAAACTATGGCGCCCATATGATTGTAGCGATAAAGAGCACCTAAAATTTAGCATCAAGCAAGGCATGAGCTAAAGCTGAGATATATGCTCCAAACATCCAGAGGTATCAAGCAATATTGTAAGCAAATAGTTAGTATAGCCTGAGAATGAGAACAATTTATATAAGCCTGGTAGCTGTAGGTTGTATTTTCTACACAGAATTCCCGACTTCGGATATTTTTATCTTTTTTGTTCCAACCAAAGCAACAATTTCTAAAAGGCTTGTAGATGTAGTAAATACCCAGCAAGTGCATGTTGACTTTTAATTTCATAAGCAGGCAGCACTGTATACAGAGCAACCAGAGCGGCAAGGATTAAAAGAAGAGAACATCTAGAGAGAAAAGTAAAGGTCAGGGGAGAGACAGAAGTATACACCATGCATCTTGTTAATCGATGAGTTTCTTACAATATGCAGCCTGCACTTTCTACTTACAGAACTGAAGCACAACTACTACATTTTTTTAAAGGAACAGAAATACAATTATGTATTACTAACAGGCCTGGGTTGTCCTTGGCGGCCTTGATTCTTGAAAGAACCTGAAATAAAGAATAAGATGGGGCTTGTACATACCAAACCTGCCAAATAGTTATATATGAATTTGGGAAGTAGGATTAGGTTGCACATCAAGAAGCGCTAATTCGTTGTCAGGCCCTTATCTGAAAAACAACATCCTCTCAAGAAACAAGACAAAGAAACATGAGCATCTGAGACTGGGCAA encodes the following:
- the LOC123106295 gene encoding uncharacterized protein codes for the protein MPTKNQECTRTGGEASTCKKRKASLQSNSNREDSPPPRDDLSRILRKSLLPRGYPMPSKIAGGMRLVNTFELCFGNLDGYSEEQTSTKLLALSLCQSIVSLAAFKGKTRQLTCTGTIIQHTTSSMSILTSASLIRSSEDESKMLDKLEIKVRLPNGKLVVGKLWKYDLYYNIVVVNTKAFPELRAACFHNEVLAIVK